TCGAACAGGCTTTAGACCAAGTTTGGCACCCTGGCCtactcattaaattaaaatccttCTTGTCCGCTCCgtattacctactaataaaatCTTATTCAAACCAAAGAACATTTGTCACAAAAATTAACGGTGTCCTATCTAACTCTCAAATAGCAACTTCTGGTGTTTCCCAAGGCTGGAATTGCCCCTCCTATGGCGCTTTACCAACATCACTTTAATAGTCTTACGTAAGCAGTTTCAATTAGGCTGACAAGGTGTAATTACAGTGCTGGCCCAAAATATTATGgcaccatttttaatttaaatgtaaggtTGTTTTTCTACATCAGCGTTTAATTATTCCTTGACCAATGCGAGCATCAGGTTGAGTAACGCTGGTTTATACCTAACAATttgacttatatttttaaatctcatttcttttgaagaaaaattgttttatataattgtaaaacacaAACATGtgtctatataatttacattatattataatataataagtattaaatcataataatgtttagttataaatatatttctatgtgTATATTTCTAATACAAATAGTGGAATTTTTAATCATGTTTCTTATTAATctcataatttaaaagtatttaggAAACTACACAAACTagttactattaaataataaatatctaatttttttttatatatatagatactaacAGCACATATATTGTACAGTGTCTTAAAGATCAAGAACCATATAAATTGCTTAGATTCATGACAAAGCATGTAGacaataatagtaagtaataggatggtatgatatattaatattcaattagttcaatgttaatgtttttgacttgaatttaatttaatttgattacagctataaatcatcattaataattagtaataagttatatttgtgaacatttcagctataaaatttaaaaataacactcaGTCATCACGTTTGGAAGGCAGTACCGCTAAAGGTGTCACCATTAAAGTGTATGTGAGACTTCTTAGCGAACGCTGTCCTATAGTTTTGGGTGAAACAAAACAAATGTTAGATTGGACTGGATTTTCAACAACTTTTAGTGTTCCTCGATTTATAAAAGTTCCTATATggaatattgataaaattactgGACACTTGTCATTGTCGTATGAATTTTCCAGATCACCCATAGTCCAAAAATATGAAACTAACTTTTCTGAAAAACAAGAAGACATTTTAATGGATAATAGTaaagaaaatcataaaaaccaaCAGTGTAAACCTATTGAAATTTCTAATCCAGTtgctactataaataataaaaagctaGAAGATTATAAAGATACCGTTTCATATCAGACAAAAGACCAAATTTATATGTACAATAGACTTTATCCTGAAAGTATTGATGATAATTTTGGAAGTCAACTAATGTTAAACGAATTTCCAAAAATAGTATCAAGTAAGGCAATAAAAGATAAAGAAATTCAAACAAACTTTGAAGTTCGTCAATTAAACAAATCTGTGCAAACTCAAATAAAAACTTTCAATGTTGCAATACAAGTAAATAGTGATGAATTAGAAGATCCTTTGGATAAATCATATCATTGggatgtacaaaatatatttcgatGCACTCATGAATTCAcacttaatattgaaaaaaagtgtGATTCAACATTCAATTATGTAACGTATCAATTTCCAGAAtgtgttacaaataatattggaaaaggTAAATTGTAATTGTTGGATGTGTTAaagttacttaaaaattaaatattatttgtttgtttgtttttagtgGTCTCCAGTTGTCGAGCATTCAGAACTTTTGGCAACACTAATATTCTACATTTGATTACATTACCTACAACAATTCCTCtagaaacttatttttataataattataataaagctGCTATTGTATTAAATCTTCATAAAAACAATGACGATCCTCCGGAAAAGGTAAGAATTATATACATTCTATACTTCTTtagtattatatgattttaataatttatatttaggttatatatttatgttttaggtCTCACTTCTTATGTCTCATCTAATTGACATGgcaaataagtttaaaaactcGCACATTgccaaacatttaattataaacaagaaTTTATCTATACCTGAATTATctcttaataatatcaaaatacaaatacattacaaAAGAGTTTACCACTCATTCCCATCTCTTGAACCAAAACTCAATAACTTGCGTGTTTCATCACacaagacattaaaaaaaaattcaaatattattgtcgacTTGACTGAATCTGATTCCGAAGATGCTATTAATAAGacatacacattattaaaacatGATAGAATTGCTGAATTGACTGCTGAAAACAGCACACAAACAGATCCAATACCTGTTAAAATGTCACATAATTGCATAACTCAAACAGAAAATAATGTGATACCAGACTGTATAATTATTGATGACGAcagtatttcaattaaaaatgaaaagggAAGTGTAATGTGCACAGACACGATTGCTATAGTTAAAAATCAGCCAAATTgtacaaatgaaaaaattacaCGAGACACTACAATTGTTGATGGACAATTTAAcaattgtgatatttttaaagCAAAAGTAACCATTGTTGGTGGGTACAACTTACCAATGGTTAAACTAAATGGTGACACCATACCTTCAGCACCGACTACATATGTAACCATGGAAGCTTATGGCAGCAGTAGTTTCTCAACATCATCAGTTGTACAACAAACAAACCCCATTTGGAACAGTGAATGGACAGTTCTTATACCGAGGAATAATTTAATAgaggtataaatataacatttttgttataaactaATTTGCAATGTGTTGTGCATTGGAGGTCTTATAACTATTTAGAAGTTTTCCTATTCCATATTATATCCCATAGTTGTCATATTAATtccatgattattattattatattaaattcagtaatcaaacgttttattttctaaCTCGTCGtactaactatttttttttgaacatattaCTAGATAAATGCTTACTGTTatctataaattgaaatattagcCTATACTCAGTCTCAAATAAGAGTGACCTCAGGTGGAGACTAATTTCTGTTTGGTTCAGTGGCAGATCATACtcattgaataaattgtttttcatggcCAGCTGTTGTTTCTAACATTCggctataaacaaaaaaattgttttgcctTGTTAATTTTGACAATATGCAAACTAAGTGGTTGTTAGAATAATAAAGTGATGTATTCAGCACTCAGCGCATGTTAGCCACAACAACAGCAACCGACTTCCGCAGAAGACTCTTATTTGAAACAGGTTATACTTCTctttcatcaacattttttgatttactattttagtaactactttattttataactgtagatacctatagatatgatgtttataaatttatagtatagttCGCCTGCCAAAATTTCTGTTGcctatgtaattaaaatattgaattaaaaaatcaatcaaattaattactataacaattcatagtttataagttataatatgtcaacaattattacattttgctttcaattttgtaataactaagaaaacactaatttaatatatttattgttctaactttaattttacttttttttctaggGAAAATGGCTAATATTTGAGTTGTGGTGTAAgaagtataaaaatgaatatgcaGGACATGATCCAAAACGAGACATGCGActtggatttattattatagatttatctAACCTTAAGTATGATCTCAGTAAAAATTGTGGGTTATATGATGTCATTAGTGAAACTGAAGAACACCAtggaaaaattaaagtaaattttattttagacctaatttttattttagttaactaaacaatttaaaaaatatatttttgttgtttatctTAGGTTatgataaatcaaattaattgtattgatcCTTGTATAAATGACAATTGTGTACCTCAACCAattaatgaaacaaatattgttcaaatcaaaaacaaaagcATAAGCCAAAAATCAACTGACGGTTTCATGtaagttacctacttattacttgagtcataatttaaaagttttacattggaattttgattaaaatttttggCTCTTCAACATGTTTTATTCTCTCTCTTAATTCATACTCAGTAAGATTCCTATCTATGATATAGAAAGAACACTAAATTCCAATGTAACTATCTAAACTGAGTTTAAGCCCTTAATTATCATATGTATGTGATAAGTTGGAG
This portion of the Acyrthosiphon pisum isolate AL4f chromosome A1, pea_aphid_22Mar2018_4r6ur, whole genome shotgun sequence genome encodes:
- the LOC100570073 gene encoding uncharacterized protein LOC100570073 → MPNLPPFFNGKISGVFILSISNISWYDSFVKNTYVQFEWTGCQEKQKLFTSKYSKITYDIRTSYKSFLYYLSTSTLRCSVKNYENKTLAHATMVNLSIDQDNQLIKTLPLMNNEKIVGTLKLCFNVQTFNDTSFDNDIKMLKQFGIQDEVSKTSNDKEFYYSEILKHSKNVKVRPISSSSLRSNKSKEELTSDYLMGKNMAPDEEEEALNTLRIMPNNSTESLVSAAEKIGIYSPPQSPLHIQGCAKVMAVKKHGIKNMKTIQENLKKSCEEFNKSEFKTDFSKKQHKVPVQKDDVHLHLSILSVNVYRSAKSLQNYTNSTYIVQCLKDQEPYKLLRFMTKHVDNNTIKFKNNTQSSRLEGSTAKGVTIKVYVRLLSERCPIVLGETKQMLDWTGFSTTFSVPRFIKVPIWNIDKITGHLSLSYEFSRSPIVQKYETNFSEKQEDILMDNSKENHKNQQCKPIEISNPVATINNKKLEDYKDTVSYQTKDQIYMYNRLYPESIDDNFGSQLMLNEFPKIVSSKAIKDKEIQTNFEVRQLNKSVQTQIKTFNVAIQVNSDELEDPLDKSYHWDVQNIFRCTHEFTLNIEKKCDSTFNYVTYQFPECVTNNIGKVVSSCRAFRTFGNTNILHLITLPTTIPLETYFYNNYNKAAIVLNLHKNNDDPPEKVSLLMSHLIDMANKFKNSHIAKHLIINKNLSIPELSLNNIKIQIHYKRVYHSFPSLEPKLNNLRVSSHKTLKKNSNIIVDLTESDSEDAINKTYTLLKHDRIAELTAENSTQTDPIPVKMSHNCITQTENNVIPDCIIIDDDSISIKNEKGSVMCTDTIAIVKNQPNCTNEKITRDTTIVDGQFNNCDIFKAKVTIVGGYNLPMVKLNGDTIPSAPTTYVTMEAYGSSSFSTSSVVQQTNPIWNSEWTVLIPRNNLIEGKWLIFELWCKKYKNEYAGHDPKRDMRLGFIIIDLSNLKYDLSKNCGLYDVISETEEHHGKIKVMINQINCIDPCINDNCVPQPINETNIVQIKNKSISQKSTDGFINEMIGKMQIEDNFHAETRNPRNTVTVRDEKFNQHIDLTEDSLQKFSKSQLKNTVAKSSLNGCHYNNDNIFDNMGTISSVTSWTSSSDDILCSNNSQIVNNILSNKTKMNRIKQIIRG